The Thermoflexus sp. genome has a segment encoding these proteins:
- a CDS encoding Uma2 family endonuclease: MRGRWGMGIRLDLLHRVTDEELRELSERNPGYQFERTADGRLIVTPTGGESGRRSLKVAYQLERWNERTGLGVVFDSSTGFRLPDGSLFSPDASWVSRERWERLRPEEREGFGPLCPDVVFEVRSASQGVGELREKMGVYVANGARLGVLIDPYGRVVEVYRPGGRVERYEGVEAVSLDPELPGFVLELGPVFT, from the coding sequence ATGCGGGGGAGGTGGGGGATGGGGATCCGGCTGGACCTGTTGCATCGGGTGACGGACGAGGAGCTGCGGGAGCTGTCGGAGCGGAACCCGGGGTATCAATTCGAGCGCACCGCGGACGGGAGGCTGATCGTGACCCCGACGGGCGGAGAGAGCGGACGGCGCAGCCTGAAGGTGGCCTACCAGTTAGAACGATGGAACGAGCGCACTGGTCTGGGGGTGGTGTTTGATTCCTCGACGGGTTTTCGGCTTCCGGACGGTTCGCTGTTTTCCCCGGATGCTTCGTGGGTGTCGCGGGAGCGGTGGGAGAGGCTGCGTCCGGAGGAGCGGGAGGGTTTCGGGCCGTTGTGTCCGGACGTGGTGTTTGAGGTGCGGTCGGCGTCGCAGGGGGTGGGGGAGCTGCGGGAGAAGATGGGGGTGTATGTGGCGAACGGGGCGCGGCTGGGGGTGCTGATTGATCCCTATGGGCGGGTGGTGGAGGTGTATCGGCCGGGGGGGCGGGTGGAGCGGTATGAGGGGGTGGAGGCGGTGTCCCTGGACCCGGAGCTTCCGGGCTTTGTGCTGGAGCTGGGGCCGGTGTTCACATAG